ACATCCATTTTTGATTATGAGTTTGTAGTTAACTGTTTGATAGGTTCAATATAGTGATTTGTGGTGGTGTGAATGAAATTTTTAACCAGGGGACATACATGGGCAATATAGTGATTTGCTGAGGCTATTTGAGTACGGTGGTTTCCCTCCTAGTGCCAATTATCTGTTTCTGGGGGACTATGTGGACAGAGGCAAACAGAGTCTTGAAACAATATGTCTGTTGCTAGCTTACAAGATCAAATACCCTGGGAACTTTTTTCTACTAAGGGGAAACCACGAATGTGCTTCTATCAATCGGATTTATGGGTTTTATGATGAATGTAAAAGGAGGTTCAATGTGAGGGTATGGAAGGTTTTCTCAGATTGCTTTAATTGTCTTCCTGTTGCGGCGCTTATAGATGACAAAATATTGTGTATGCACGGTGGGCTTTCCCCTGAGCTTAATCATTTGGATGAGATTAGGAACTTGCCTCGTCCAACTATGATTCCGGACAACGGGCTGCTCTGTGATTTGCTTTGGTCTGATCCTGGGAAAGATGTTAAAGGATGGGGATCGAATGATAGAGGGGTTTCGTACACCTTTGGTCCTGATAAAGTCTCTGAGTTTCTT
The Camelina sativa cultivar DH55 chromosome 6, Cs, whole genome shotgun sequence genome window above contains:
- the LOC104792819 gene encoding serine/threonine-protein phosphatase PP1 isozyme 4, with the translated sequence MATTTTTQGQQTAIDTAVLDDIIKRLTEVRLARPGKQVQLSEAEIKQLCTTARDICLQQPNLLELEAPIKICGDIHGQYSDLLRLFEYGGFPPSANYLFLGDYVDRGKQSLETICLLLAYKIKYPGNFFLLRGNHECASINRIYGFYDECKRRFNVRVWKVFSDCFNCLPVAALIDDKILCMHGGLSPELNHLDEIRNLPRPTMIPDNGLLCDLLWSDPGKDVKGWGSNDRGVSYTFGPDKVSEFLTKHDLDLVCRAHQVVEDGYEFFADRQLVTVFSAPNYCGEFDNAGAMMSVDENLMCSFQILKPAEKKTKFMMSTKI